The Paraburkholderia megapolitana genomic sequence CCGCAATTTCAAAATTGATCTCCCGTTGTAGTTGTCAGGTACGGCCCGACGACGACAGCGTAGAGCGATTTCAGAGTAATTACAATAACCATACGGCATTATTAAAGCACATTAACAGGCCTGCCCGAAAAATCCAGGCAGGCCGTACCGCACTCTTATTACCTCGCGTCCTACTTTTTAGTCACATCGAACAGATAACCGGTCTTGCGGTCGCTCGTGGTCAACATCCCTCTGAGCGACCGATCGGTACTGTTGAAATACGCCATACCGCTCAACGACTGCCCGGCGAGTGCACAGTCAGCACCGGCAAACGTCGCCGTCACGTTGTACACGTTGCCACGTACCCGTGTCGCCACCGTGCCCGTAGACGAACACAGCACGCCGGAGAAATTCGCCGCGCCGCCTCCTGCCAGCGTCAAACTCACCGGCGCGAGACTGCCTCCTTGCCCAAAGCTCGCCACAAAGAACCCCGAGTACGATCCAGCGATCGACGTGAGCGCCGGCGTTTTCTCATAGTCGGCATCGTAGTTCCCGGTAAAGGTCGCGCTTCCTGTGCCGTTCGTATACGCGATCGTCCCGTTCAGCGACTTCTTCTGCGTGTACGACGCGCTGACGCTACTGGACACTATGCCCAGCCCCTCGAGATTGAAGTCGCGCGCATTGTCCGACGAGAACGACCCGCTCTTCGACGTGCCGTTGCCCACCACGACGCCGCCAGGCATCGCGCTGCTACCGGACACCGAGTACATGACGTAATACGTGCCGTCATCGAGCACGAACGCATCGATTTGCCGGTTATTCGAGGTGGTCCCGTGGTATATCCCTTCGGCGCTGGTTGCAGGAGCAGGGCCGGTGTTATCTCCACCACCGCCGCCACCGCCGCATGCCGTCAGCGCAATGGCCATCCCCAGTGTGGTTACTGCTGTTTTCATGCTTCCCTCGTTATAAAAATGTAATTTCCGTGTAATGACGGCGGAAGCATGTTAGCCGCGGTGAGGGATTACCGTGAAGAGAGGCAGGTCTAATTTAGTTTTAAATTTTCGCCAGGTCGTTAAACGGCAAGCGGCGGCGGCCTGAAATCCAGCGACGCGCCGCGACTCCGGTAAACTCGATGCTTTTCCGCCTTTCGCCCTCTCCATGACTCAAGACGAACTCAAGCAACTGGTCGGCCGCGCCGCCGCCGACTACGTCAACGCCAACGTGCCCGAAGGCGCCATCATCGGCGTCGGTACCGGGTCGACCGCGAACTGCTTCATCGATGCGCTCGCCGCGAGCCGCCCGCGTTATCGCGGGGCGGTGTCCAGTTCGGTCGCGACGACGGCGCGTCTGCAGTCGCACGGTTTCAAGGTGTTCGATCTGAACGAGATCGATTCGCTGCCGGTTTACGTCGACGGTGCCGACGAAATCGACGCGAGCGGTGCGATGATCAAGGGCGGCGGCGGGGCGTTGACGCGCGAGAAAATCGTCGCGTCGGTGGCGGATGTGTTCGTCTGCATCGCGGACGCCTCCAAGCGCGTAGCCGTGCTCGGCCAGTTTCCGCTGCCGGTCGAAGTCGTGCCGATGGCACGTACCGCCATCGGTCGGCGCGTGACGGCGCTCGGTGGCGTGCCGGTGGTGCGCGTCAAGCAGGACGGCACGCCGTTCATCACCGACAACGGCAACGAGATCATCGACGTGAAGGGCCTGCAGATCCAC encodes the following:
- the rpiA gene encoding ribose-5-phosphate isomerase RpiA encodes the protein MTQDELKQLVGRAAADYVNANVPEGAIIGVGTGSTANCFIDALAASRPRYRGAVSSSVATTARLQSHGFKVFDLNEIDSLPVYVDGADEIDASGAMIKGGGGALTREKIVASVADVFVCIADASKRVAVLGQFPLPVEVVPMARTAIGRRVTALGGVPVVRVKQDGTPFITDNGNEIIDVKGLQIHDPRALEAQINAWPGVVTVGLFAARGANLCLIGAEHGVETIEYGQR